One window of Streptomyces sp. SUK 48 genomic DNA carries:
- a CDS encoding SDR family oxidoreductase, protein MADETGDRNAHEGGPPACLVTGASGYIGGRLVPELLDAGYRVRCLVRTPRKLRDHPWAGRVEIVQGDVTDPDSVARAMDGMDVAYYLVHALGTGRDFERTDRRAARVFGEQAHRAGVERLVYLGGLTPAGVPEHELSPHLRSRAEVGRILLGSGVPTAVLRAAVIIGSGSASFEMLRYLTERLPVMVTPRWVRTRIQPVAVRDVLRVLVGCATLPRDVNRAFDVGGPEVLTYLDMMQRYAAAAGLPKRMILRVPVLTPGLSSHWVGLVTPVPAAIARPLTESLRHEVVCHENDIERYVPSPPGHPLGLDRALALALQRIREAQVVTRWSSAAVPGAPSDPLPTDPDWAGGSLYTDVREREADVPPEALWRVVEGIGGENGWYSFPLAWAVRGWLDRLAGGVGLRRGRRDARRLRVGDSLDFWRVEEIERGRLLRLRAEMRLPGLAWLEMRVDDGDGGVRYRQRALFHPRGLLGHLYWWSVSPFHAVVFGGMARNIVRAAARNQDDGRPHDHDPAPTGHTTSG, encoded by the coding sequence GTGGCGGACGAGACAGGGGACCGGAACGCGCACGAGGGCGGCCCGCCGGCCTGCCTGGTCACCGGCGCCAGCGGGTACATCGGCGGCCGGCTGGTGCCGGAACTGCTGGACGCCGGCTACCGGGTGCGCTGTCTGGTCCGCACCCCGCGCAAGCTGCGCGACCACCCCTGGGCCGGCCGGGTGGAGATCGTCCAGGGCGATGTCACGGACCCGGACTCGGTGGCGCGGGCGATGGACGGCATGGACGTGGCCTACTACCTGGTGCACGCGCTCGGCACCGGCCGCGACTTCGAGCGCACCGACCGGCGGGCCGCCCGTGTCTTCGGCGAGCAGGCCCACCGGGCCGGGGTGGAGCGCCTGGTGTACCTCGGCGGGCTGACCCCCGCGGGGGTGCCCGAGCACGAGCTGTCGCCGCATCTGCGCTCCCGGGCCGAGGTCGGCCGCATCCTGCTCGGCTCGGGCGTGCCGACCGCCGTGCTGCGCGCCGCCGTCATCATCGGCTCCGGCTCCGCGAGCTTCGAGATGCTGCGCTACCTCACCGAACGGCTGCCCGTGATGGTCACCCCGCGCTGGGTGCGCACCCGGATCCAGCCCGTCGCCGTACGGGACGTCCTGCGCGTCCTGGTGGGCTGCGCGACGCTGCCGCGGGACGTCAACCGCGCCTTCGACGTCGGCGGTCCCGAGGTGCTCACCTACCTGGACATGATGCAGCGCTACGCTGCGGCGGCCGGGCTGCCCAAGCGGATGATCCTGCGGGTGCCGGTGCTCACCCCCGGTCTGTCCAGTCACTGGGTCGGGCTGGTGACCCCGGTGCCGGCCGCCATCGCGCGCCCGCTGACGGAGTCGCTGCGGCACGAGGTGGTCTGCCACGAGAACGACATCGAACGGTACGTGCCGAGCCCGCCCGGCCACCCCCTCGGCCTGGACCGGGCGCTCGCCCTGGCGCTCCAGCGGATCCGCGAGGCCCAGGTCGTCACCCGCTGGTCCTCCGCCGCCGTGCCGGGTGCCCCGAGCGATCCGCTGCCCACCGATCCGGACTGGGCGGGCGGCAGCCTGTACACGGATGTGCGCGAACGCGAGGCGGACGTGCCGCCCGAGGCCCTGTGGCGGGTCGTGGAGGGCATCGGCGGGGAGAACGGCTGGTACTCCTTTCCGCTGGCCTGGGCGGTACGGGGCTGGCTCGACCGGCTGGCCGGCGGGGTGGGCCTGCGCCGGGGCCGCCGGGACGCGCGGCGGCTGCGGGTGGGCGACTCGCTGGACTTCTGGCGGGTGGAGGAGATCGAACGCGGCCGGCTGCTGCGGCTGCGCGCCGAGATGCGGCTGCCGGGCCTGGCCTGGCTGGAGATGCGGGTGGACGACGGCGACGGCGGTGTCCGGTACCGGCAGCGGGCGCTGTTCCACCCCCGCGGGCTGCTCGGCCATCTGTACTGGTGGAGCGTCTCGCCCTTCCACGCGGTCGTCTTCGGCGGCATGGCCCGCAACATCGTGCGCGCCGCCGCCCGCAACCAGGACGACGGCCGACCCCACGACCACGATCCCGCCCCGACCGGCCACACCACCTCGGGCTGA
- a CDS encoding deoxyribodipyrimidine photo-lyase, translating into MSVSVVLFTSDLRLHDQPVLRAALGAADEVVPLFVRDRAVEAAGFATPNRSAFLADCLADLDASLRERGGRLVVRSGDLVRQVCAVAAEADAGEVHLAAAHSAFATHREDRLRRALEADGRRLLVHDAVTVAVPPGEVTPAGSDHFAVFTPYHRRWAQAGLRAPLAAPRRVPVPDGVKGEPLPAREDVTGVSPALPAGGEREGRKRVTAYWRTGLDAYDDTHDDLAADATSRLSAHLHFGTLSPVELVQRARRHGGPGAEALVRQLAWRDFHRQVLAARPGAARADYRTKGDRWRTGKAARADVEAWREGRTGYPVIDAAMRQLRHEGWMHNRARLLTASFLTKTLYLDWRIGADHFLHWLVDGDIANNQLNWQWVAGTGTDTRPNRVLNPVAQGRRYDRGGGYVRRWVPELADVADRFVHEPWKLPGAERAALDYPDPVVDLSAGLDRFRAARDRGK; encoded by the coding sequence ATGTCCGTCTCGGTCGTCCTGTTCACCTCCGACCTGCGCCTGCACGACCAGCCGGTGCTGCGCGCGGCGCTGGGCGCCGCCGACGAGGTCGTCCCGTTGTTCGTGCGCGACCGGGCCGTCGAGGCGGCCGGGTTCGCCACCCCGAACCGCAGCGCGTTCCTCGCCGACTGCCTGGCCGACCTGGACGCGTCCCTGCGCGAGCGCGGCGGACGGCTCGTGGTGCGCTCCGGCGACCTGGTGCGGCAGGTGTGCGCGGTGGCGGCGGAGGCGGACGCCGGCGAGGTGCACCTGGCGGCCGCGCACAGCGCCTTCGCCACGCACCGCGAGGACCGGCTGCGGCGGGCGCTGGAGGCCGACGGGCGGCGGCTGCTCGTGCACGACGCGGTGACCGTGGCCGTGCCGCCCGGTGAGGTGACCCCGGCAGGTTCCGACCACTTCGCGGTCTTCACGCCGTACCACCGCCGCTGGGCGCAGGCCGGGCTGCGCGCGCCGCTGGCCGCACCGCGCCGGGTGCCCGTGCCGGACGGGGTGAAGGGCGAACCGCTGCCCGCCCGCGAGGACGTCACCGGCGTCTCGCCCGCCCTCCCGGCCGGCGGCGAGCGCGAGGGCCGCAAGCGGGTGACCGCGTACTGGCGCACGGGCCTGGACGCCTACGACGACACCCACGACGACCTCGCCGCCGACGCCACCTCCCGGCTCTCCGCGCATCTGCACTTCGGCACCCTGTCCCCGGTGGAACTGGTCCAGCGGGCCCGCCGCCACGGCGGCCCCGGGGCGGAGGCGCTGGTACGGCAGCTCGCCTGGCGCGACTTCCACCGCCAGGTGCTCGCCGCCCGCCCGGGTGCCGCCCGCGCCGACTACCGCACGAAGGGCGACCGCTGGCGCACGGGAAAGGCCGCGCGCGCCGACGTCGAGGCGTGGCGGGAGGGCCGTACCGGCTACCCGGTGATCGACGCGGCGATGCGGCAGCTGCGCCACGAGGGCTGGATGCACAACCGGGCCCGGCTGCTGACCGCGTCCTTCCTGACCAAGACGCTCTACCTCGACTGGCGGATCGGCGCCGACCACTTCCTGCACTGGCTGGTCGACGGCGACATCGCCAACAACCAGCTCAACTGGCAGTGGGTGGCAGGGACCGGCACGGACACCCGCCCCAACCGGGTCCTCAACCCCGTCGCCCAGGGCAGGCGGTACGACCGCGGCGGCGGCTATGTGCGCCGTTGGGTGCCCGAACTCGCGGACGTCGCCGACCGGTTCGTGCACGAGCCGTGGAAGCTGCCCGGCGCGGAGCGGGCCGCGCTGGACTATCCCGATCCGGTGGTCGACCTGTCGGCGGGCCTGGACCGGTTCCGCGCGGCCCGCGACCGGGGGAAGTGA
- a CDS encoding amino acid ABC transporter permease, with translation MSQLPGAAVSLAEAPPAAEPSKPLDAQRVQPLRRPGRWIATAVVLVVVAQIAHGLATNPFYQWDRFRYWFLRPTVLDGLLVTLEVAALSALLGLIGGVLLALARQSGSPVLRAVSWTYTWLFRSVPLIVVLIFLYNFSALYKTLSLGIPFGPAFVSFDESKLATDMTVAVIGLGLNEAAYAAEVVRGGLLSVDQGQHEAAAALGLPRARQFTRIVLPQALRSITPNYVNQLIGLVKSTSLVFYVSLLDLFGSVQTMGSTYPGDIVPLLLVATVWYLILTSAVSVVQFYVERYFARGATRTLPPTPLQKARAGLTAFRARLRREAAV, from the coding sequence ATGAGCCAACTCCCAGGCGCCGCCGTCTCGCTCGCCGAGGCGCCGCCCGCCGCAGAGCCGTCAAAGCCCCTCGACGCACAGCGGGTTCAGCCGCTGCGCCGGCCCGGCCGGTGGATCGCCACCGCCGTCGTCCTGGTGGTCGTCGCCCAGATCGCGCACGGCCTGGCCACCAACCCCTTCTACCAGTGGGACCGCTTCCGCTACTGGTTCCTGCGGCCCACGGTCCTGGACGGCCTCCTCGTCACCCTCGAAGTCGCCGCCCTGAGCGCCCTGCTGGGCCTGATCGGAGGCGTCCTGCTGGCCCTCGCGCGGCAGTCCGGGAGCCCGGTGCTGCGCGCCGTCAGCTGGACCTACACCTGGCTGTTCCGCTCCGTACCGCTGATCGTCGTCCTGATCTTCCTCTACAACTTCTCCGCCCTGTACAAGACATTGAGCCTCGGCATCCCCTTCGGACCCGCCTTCGTCAGCTTCGACGAGTCGAAGCTCGCCACCGACATGACGGTCGCCGTCATCGGACTCGGCCTCAACGAGGCGGCGTACGCGGCCGAAGTGGTGCGCGGCGGACTGCTCTCCGTCGACCAGGGCCAGCACGAGGCGGCCGCCGCGCTCGGCCTGCCCAGGGCCCGCCAGTTCACCCGGATCGTGCTGCCGCAGGCGCTGCGCTCCATCACGCCGAACTACGTCAACCAGCTCATCGGCCTGGTCAAGAGCACGTCCCTGGTGTTCTACGTATCGCTGCTCGACCTGTTCGGCTCCGTGCAGACCATGGGCAGCACCTACCCCGGCGACATCGTGCCGCTGCTGCTGGTCGCCACCGTCTGGTACCTGATCCTGACCAGCGCCGTCTCCGTCGTCCAGTTCTACGTGGAGCGGTACTTCGCCCGGGGAGCCACCCGCACCCTGCCGCCGACCCCGCTCCAGAAGGCACGCGCCGGCCTCACCGCGTTCCGCGCCCGGCTGCGTCGGGAGGCCGCCGTATGA
- a CDS encoding cytosine permease, protein MSGSAQGRVSGIEVRSIDYVPLNERHGKLWHLGPLWFMSNAQIATLAVGLISITGGGNLVWSLLAIVAGTVLGTFFMAFHSAQGPQLGLPQMIQSRPQFGYVGALLVWLFAYVQYAGFNVFNSILAADALHTTLHGGVKPWVLAVTVVALVIALVGYDIIHKAERVLTYVFLVVFGIFTVGILLTLHYPAGSFDLGAFKWTPFLAQFGVVAGYQISWAIYVSDYSRYLPPDVTVRKTFYWTYFGSALGGIWMMVLGTLLAAWAGAHFETITSIDAAGDKIFDGFGAIVLLFAALGLISVTALNMYGGSLTLISAIDSVRRVRPTLSVRLLTLALTAALSVIGALAATAHFLADFNDFLLLVLYLFIPWTAVNLMDYYVVRRGHYAVAEIFNPRGIYGRWGWRGIISYLAGFAVMVPFFSVGTLYVGPAAKALGGADISLFIGLPVSALLYWWLTRSLDVEAEARLARAEAAELERAASEHREP, encoded by the coding sequence ATGAGCGGGTCGGCGCAGGGCAGGGTGTCCGGGATCGAGGTCCGGTCCATCGACTACGTCCCGCTGAACGAGCGGCACGGCAAGCTGTGGCACCTGGGCCCGCTGTGGTTCATGTCCAACGCCCAGATCGCCACCCTGGCCGTGGGGCTGATCAGCATCACCGGCGGCGGCAACCTCGTCTGGTCGCTGCTGGCCATCGTCGCCGGCACCGTCCTCGGCACCTTCTTCATGGCCTTCCACTCCGCCCAGGGACCCCAGCTGGGCCTGCCGCAGATGATCCAGTCGCGGCCGCAGTTCGGCTATGTCGGCGCGCTCCTGGTGTGGCTGTTCGCCTATGTGCAGTACGCCGGGTTCAACGTCTTCAACAGCATCCTCGCCGCCGACGCCCTGCACACCACGCTGCACGGCGGGGTGAAGCCCTGGGTCCTCGCGGTCACCGTGGTCGCGCTCGTCATCGCCCTGGTGGGCTACGACATCATCCACAAGGCGGAGCGGGTCCTGACCTACGTCTTCCTGGTCGTCTTCGGGATCTTCACCGTCGGCATCCTGCTCACCCTGCACTACCCGGCCGGCTCCTTCGACCTCGGCGCCTTCAAGTGGACGCCGTTCCTCGCCCAGTTCGGCGTGGTCGCCGGCTACCAGATCAGCTGGGCCATCTACGTCTCGGACTACTCCCGCTACCTGCCGCCGGACGTGACCGTCCGCAAGACCTTCTACTGGACCTACTTCGGCTCCGCGCTCGGCGGCATCTGGATGATGGTCCTCGGCACCCTCCTCGCGGCCTGGGCGGGCGCGCACTTCGAGACCATCACCTCGATCGACGCCGCCGGTGACAAGATCTTCGACGGCTTCGGCGCGATCGTGCTGCTCTTCGCCGCGCTCGGCCTGATCTCCGTCACCGCGCTCAACATGTACGGCGGTTCGCTGACCCTGATCAGCGCCATCGACTCGGTACGCCGGGTACGGCCGACGCTCTCCGTGCGGCTGCTCACCCTCGCCCTGACCGCCGCGCTCTCCGTGATCGGCGCGCTCGCCGCCACCGCGCACTTCCTCGCCGACTTCAACGACTTCCTGCTGCTGGTCCTCTACCTGTTCATCCCGTGGACCGCGGTCAACCTCATGGACTACTACGTGGTGCGACGGGGTCACTACGCGGTCGCCGAGATCTTCAACCCCCGGGGCATCTACGGCCGTTGGGGCTGGCGCGGGATCATCTCCTACCTGGCCGGCTTCGCCGTCATGGTGCCGTTCTTCTCCGTCGGCACCCTGTACGTGGGCCCCGCCGCGAAGGCGCTCGGCGGCGCGGACATCTCCCTGTTCATCGGGCTGCCCGTGTCCGCCCTCCTGTACTGGTGGCTGACCCGCTCCCTCGACGTCGAGGCGGAGGCGCGGCTGGCGCGGGCGGAGGCGGCGGAACTGGAGCGGGCGGCGTCCGAGCACCGGGAGCCCTGA
- a CDS encoding amino acid permease, protein MHVTGTAPPPAPAPSESLAAPAGDPQEPSGNRHARRFGLPVATALVMGNIIGGGIFLLPASIAPYGTVSLVAFGVLTVGAIALALTFGKLAARDPRTGGPYVYARGAFGDFAGFLAAWSYWITTWVSNAALAVAAVGYLDVLIPVSGHRWTACLAALAIQWLPALANFAGTRYVGAVQLVSTVLKFVPLLLVAVGGLFFFDPSRLGPFNSSGHGAIGAVSASAALLLFSYLGVESAAVSAGEVRNARRNVGRATVIGTAGAALVYLLGTLSVFGTVDHQRLVHSTAPFSDAVNAMFGGSWGGWAVALAALVSMVGCLNGWTLLSAQTPYAAARDGLFPAAFTRRRRGVPTVGVGVTVVLASLLTAYNYLSGSGKVFEVLVLVTTFTATVPYLLATAAQLFHLVSGRADQVDRGRLVRDAVVTSVAAAFSLWLMAGAGYAAVYQGALFLFAGVLVYAVMTARRARAAGAGQHTS, encoded by the coding sequence ATGCACGTCACCGGGACCGCTCCGCCGCCGGCTCCGGCCCCCTCGGAGAGCCTCGCGGCGCCCGCCGGGGACCCCCAGGAGCCGTCCGGCAACCGGCACGCGCGCCGGTTCGGGCTGCCCGTGGCCACCGCGCTGGTCATGGGCAACATCATCGGCGGCGGCATCTTCCTGCTTCCCGCCTCCATCGCCCCCTACGGCACGGTCAGCCTGGTCGCCTTCGGCGTGCTGACCGTCGGCGCCATCGCCCTCGCGCTGACCTTCGGCAAGCTCGCCGCGCGCGATCCGCGCACCGGCGGCCCGTACGTCTACGCCCGCGGCGCGTTCGGCGACTTCGCGGGCTTCCTCGCGGCCTGGTCGTATTGGATCACCACCTGGGTGTCGAACGCCGCGCTCGCCGTGGCCGCCGTCGGCTATCTGGACGTGCTGATCCCGGTGAGCGGACACCGCTGGACCGCATGCCTGGCCGCGCTGGCCATCCAGTGGCTGCCTGCGCTCGCCAACTTCGCCGGCACCCGGTATGTGGGCGCCGTGCAGCTGGTCTCCACGGTGCTGAAGTTCGTGCCGCTGCTGCTCGTGGCGGTCGGCGGGCTGTTCTTCTTCGACCCCTCACGGCTCGGCCCGTTCAACTCCAGCGGCCATGGCGCGATCGGCGCGGTCTCCGCCTCCGCCGCGCTGCTGCTCTTCTCCTACCTCGGGGTGGAGTCCGCCGCGGTCAGCGCCGGTGAGGTCAGGAACGCCCGGCGCAATGTGGGCCGGGCCACCGTGATCGGCACCGCGGGCGCCGCGCTGGTGTATCTGCTGGGCACGCTGTCCGTGTTCGGTACGGTCGACCACCAGCGTCTGGTCCACTCCACCGCGCCCTTCTCGGATGCCGTGAACGCGATGTTCGGCGGCAGCTGGGGCGGCTGGGCGGTGGCGCTCGCCGCGCTGGTGTCGATGGTCGGCTGTCTGAACGGCTGGACCCTGCTCAGCGCCCAGACCCCGTACGCCGCCGCGCGTGACGGGCTCTTCCCGGCCGCCTTCACCCGGCGCCGCCGGGGCGTGCCGACGGTCGGCGTCGGCGTCACCGTGGTGCTGGCCTCCCTGCTCACCGCGTACAACTACCTCTCCGGCTCCGGCAAGGTCTTCGAGGTCCTGGTCCTCGTCACCACCTTCACCGCGACCGTCCCCTACCTGCTGGCCACCGCCGCCCAGCTCTTCCACCTCGTCTCCGGGCGCGCCGACCAGGTGGACCGGGGCCGGCTGGTCCGGGACGCGGTGGTCACCTCGGTCGCCGCCGCCTTCTCGCTCTGGCTGATGGCGGGCGCCGGCTACGCGGCGGTGTACCAGGGGGCGCTGTTCCTCTTCGCCGGTGTCCTCGTCTACGCGGTGATGACGGCGCGGCGGGCCCGGGCGGCCGGGGCCGGGCAGCACACCTCGTAG
- a CDS encoding glutathione S-transferase C-terminal domain-containing protein yields the protein MSITPLAAVPPAHRVAAPAFRGRLGRDARSGHYAVPHRYRLHLSTACPDGLRLAVGHALLGLADSCPVTLLPALPDGHGGGHAALRPLYEASAYHYRGPALAPVLSDDWSGRIVSTHARDILRDLDRFPRTCAHPLFPPGLESVIEAVERMCAEGIEEAAQRAGRAGAGPAERAAALDVLLDTLGRLERRLAGEVYLADGRLTAADVELWVSLVRLDLVHRCHLDASAVQRIAGHRALWAYARRLAGHPAFGRHLDLDGIARRHEGHCRGLEAAGAAVQILDWAAHASGSPDTSRR from the coding sequence ATGTCCATCACTCCGCTCGCCGCCGTCCCGCCCGCCCACCGCGTCGCCGCGCCCGCCTTCCGGGGCCGGCTCGGCCGGGACGCGCGCAGCGGCCACTACGCCGTGCCGCACCGCTACCGCCTCCATCTGTCCACCGCCTGTCCCGACGGACTGCGCCTCGCCGTCGGTCATGCCCTGCTCGGCCTGGCCGACAGCTGTCCGGTCACCCTCCTGCCCGCCCTCCCGGACGGCCACGGCGGCGGCCACGCCGCACTGCGTCCGCTGTACGAGGCCAGCGCCTACCACTACCGGGGCCCGGCGCTCGCGCCGGTGCTCAGCGACGACTGGTCCGGACGCATCGTCAGCACCCACGCCCGCGACATCCTGCGCGACCTGGACCGCTTCCCGCGCACCTGCGCGCACCCCCTGTTCCCGCCCGGCCTGGAGTCCGTGATCGAGGCCGTCGAGCGGATGTGCGCCGAGGGCATCGAGGAGGCCGCCCAGCGCGCGGGCCGCGCCGGTGCCGGCCCCGCGGAGCGGGCGGCCGCGCTCGATGTGCTGCTGGACACCCTGGGCCGGCTGGAGCGGCGGCTGGCGGGGGAGGTGTACCTGGCCGACGGCAGGCTCACCGCCGCCGATGTCGAACTCTGGGTGTCCCTGGTGCGGTTGGACCTGGTGCACCGCTGCCACCTGGACGCGTCCGCGGTGCAGCGCATCGCTGGGCACCGGGCCCTGTGGGCCTACGCCCGCCGCCTCGCGGGCCATCCCGCCTTCGGCCGCCATCTCGACCTCGACGGCATCGCGCGCCGCCACGAGGGCCACTGCCGGGGCCTGGAGGCCGCCGGAGCCGCCGTCCAGATCCTGGACTGGGCGGCCCACGCGAGCGGCTCCCCGGACACTTCCCGCAGGTGA